Proteins from a genomic interval of Debaryomyces hansenii CBS767 chromosome E complete sequence:
- a CDS encoding DEHA2E06116p (similar to uniprot|P49957 Saccharomyces cerevisiae YML014W TRM9 tRNA methyltransferase) → MSLPSLNNEVDPVNQENDFVHTVYNEIAPHFSQTRYKPWPIVEKFLSNQKDYSIGLDVGCGNGKYLSVNKKLFMIGTDRSDGLISCAKDLSNNSYNVGVADGLNLPHPNNTFDFAISIAVIHHFATAERRVLAIKHILQKMRSGGEVLIYCWALEQENSRRGYKEGDDQDILIPWVLQNKQKKDKSKGRFKKQDQQSDQINSDIKEEDKPDVPETKYRYYHLYRKGELVDNALAAGGCSLIDQGYEKDNWWVVIRKD, encoded by the coding sequence ATGTCACTCCcatctttaaataatgaagttgaCCCTGTAAATCAGGAAAATGACTTTGTTCATACAGtttataatgaaatagCACCGCATTTTTCTCAGACACGTTATAAGCCATGGCCAATCGTTGAGAAGTTCCTTCTGAATCAGAAAGATTACTCTATTGGCCTAGATGTTGGGTGTGGAAATGGCAAATATCTTAGTGTAAATAAGAAATTGTTTATGATAGGCACTGATAGATCTGATGGGTTGATCTCTTGTGCTAAAGATTTGTCGAATAATAGTTATAATGTGGGAGTTGCAGACGGGTTGAATTTACCGCATCCAAACAACacatttgattttgcaatttcaaTTGCTGTTATTCACCATTTTGCAACAGCGGAAAGAAGAGTATTGGCAATTAaacatattcttcaaaaaatgaGAAGCGGGGGTGAAGTTTTGATATACTGCTGGGCGCtagaacaagaaaattcTAGGCGTGGCTATAAAGAAGGTGATGACCAAGACATATTGATACCGTGGGTTTTacaaaataaacaaaagaaaGACAAGTCTAAAGGAAGATTCAAGAAGCAAGATCAACAGAGTGACCAAATTAATCTGGATataaaggaagaagataaacCCGATGTGCCAGAAACTAAATACAgatattatcatttatatAGAAAGGGAGAGCTTGTAGATAATGCCCTTGCAGCAGGCGGCTGTTCCTTGATAGATCAAGGATATGAAAAGGATAATTGGTGGGTAGTAATAAGAAAAGATTGA
- a CDS encoding DEHA2E06138p (weakly similar to uniprot|Q04080 Saccharomyces cerevisiae YDR434W GPI17 Transmembrane protein subunit of the glycosylphosphatidylinositol transamidase complex that adds GPIs to newly synthesized proteins), whose amino-acid sequence MNLETNYYNSTFLYFIICLVGVLFPLVSLFKYNSSLSIEELQRMKSFIIDDLAITIPISVRFGDKGFNFPDLVDATQVELDYELRKTVNNSWRFKLINELASNWTSSNDGQYILELTHSDDNFVIVEPNMCKAQVHYSQGSVHANDLPFFMTQATLEHLMSAEIELLGLLKSPEKALDIPFIDARIIIIGSKSRHYADIFEENLMPLNSFATEVSGLSNVTVTVTALESLTEDDNILNSSSSLYYLYSDIHNEAFISNETNFPNRISYIYNDSVTSDDATYFISKVTDDLKGSIGLPKNPTNNLAIRVHAMKRYLTLKGLIESIDHLTTATIGDNNNSSGQIEKLVSNLNPIIDCLHKNESKHDWNNLLAWSRYFKETSSQLLQDSHLLI is encoded by the coding sequence atgaatttagaAACAAACTATTATAATAGTACGTTTTTGTACTTTATAATATGCTTGGTGGGAGTTTTATTTCCCTTagtatcattattcaagtaCAATTCATCTTTATCTATTGAGGAATTGCAACGaatgaaatcatttattATCGATGATCTTGCGATAACTATTCCTATATCTGTACGCTTTGGCGATAAAGGATTCAATTTTCCAGATTTAGTAGATGCAACTCAAGTGGAATTGGATTATGAATTACGCAAGACTGTGAATAATAGCTGGCGtttcaaattgattaatgaGCTTGCAAGCAATTGGACATCCTCTAATGATGGACAATATATTCTAGAATTAACTCATTCCGACGACAATTTTGTAATAGTTGAGCCTAATATGTGCAAAGCTCAGGTACATTATTCCCAAGGATCAGTTCATGCCAACGATTTGCCATTTTTTATGACTCAAGCTACGTTAGAACATTTGATGTCAgctgaaattgaattgcTAGGACTTCTAAAGTCTCCTGAAAAAGCATTAGACATTCCGTTCATCGATGCAAGAATTATCATAATTGGCCTGAAAAGTAGGCATTATGCAGATATATTCGAAGAGAATCTTATGCCGCTCAATTCTTTCGCGACAGAAGTACTGGGTCTTTCGAATGTAACAGTAACGGTGACGGCCTTAGAATCTTTAactgaagatgataatatACTTAACTCATCCAGTTCCCTTTATTATCTTTACTCCGATATCCACAATGAAGCCTTTATTTCTAACGAAACGAATTTCCCAAATCGCATctcatatatatacaatgATTCAGTAACAAGCGACGATGCTACTTACTTTATATCAAAGGTTACTGATGATTTAAAAGGTTCTATTGGATTACCAAAAAACCCCACTAATAATTTAGCTATAAGGGTTCACGCAATGAAACGTTATCTCACATTGAAAGGACTAATTGAATCAATAGATCATTTAACAACTGCAACAATAggagataataataattcctCCGGACAAATAGAAAAACTCGTAAGCAATTTAAATCCGATTATCGATTGTTTACATAAAAATGAATCCAAACACGATTGGAACAATCTACTCGCTTGGAGtagatatttcaaagaaactTCATCTCAGCTCCTTCAAGACTCGCATCTACTTATTTAA
- a CDS encoding DEHA2E06160p (weakly similar to uniprot|Q04226 Saccharomyces cerevisiae YML015C TAF11 TFIID subunit (40 kDa) involved in RNA polymerase II transcription initiation similar to histone H3 with atypical histone fold motif of Spt3-like transcription factors) — MDTEYEDDDHLSDVSLDEEDEELIWRVFYSSLEEKTRDSPLIDDGSEFSESDELDYLSDISDVDDPELVSKYKELKSQNIGNLNEEEKKRLIIANFTDDQMERFESYRRMTVNKPGVKKICNGVLGHSIPQNIAVVLAGLSKSFLGEIITRAFEIQERENKAQLILDIDNKKKQKLDILKNLENGKEVEVDDRKLQYQGDVQKPLLPEHIREAWRLYKLENSGVFNAQWRSQGDADGKLFR, encoded by the coding sequence ATGGATACTGAATATGAAGACGATGACCATCTAAGCGACGTTAGTTTGgacgaagaagatgaagagttGATTTGGAGGGTCTTTTATAGTTCTCTTGAAGAGAAAACACGAGACTCTCCATTAATTGATGATGGTAGTGAATTTAGCGAAAGTGATGAGTTAGACTATTTAAGTGACATTTCAGACGTAGACGATCCAGAGcttgtttcaaaatataaagaattgaaatcgcagaatattggaaatctaaatgaagaagagaaaaagaGATTGATAATAGCTAACTTTACGGATGATCAAATGGAAAGATTTGAGTCCTATAGACGAATGACGGTCAATAAACCCGGAGTAAAAAAGATTTGCAATGGAGTGCTTGGTCATTCAATTCCACAAAACATAGCTGTTGTTTTAGCCGGTCTATCAAAGCTGTTTTTAGGTGAGATAATAACCAGGGCATTTGAAATTCAGGAACGAGAAAACAAAGCCCAATTAATCCTTGATATAGAcaacaagaagaaacaaaaattaGATATCCTTAAAAACTTGgaaaatggaaaagaagttgaagtAGATGATAGAAAATTGCAATATCAAGGCGATGTTCAGAAACCGCTTCTCCCCGAGCATATACGTGAAGCTTGGAGGCTTTACAAATTGGAAAATAGTGGTGTTTTTAATGCACAATGGCGTAGTCAAGGTGATGCCGATGGTAAGCTTTTTCGCTGA